From Nycticebus coucang isolate mNycCou1 chromosome 6, mNycCou1.pri, whole genome shotgun sequence, the proteins below share one genomic window:
- the LOC128588893 gene encoding 60S ribosomal protein L21-like: MTNTKGKRRGTRYMFSQPFRKHGVVPLATYMRICKKGDIVDIKGMGTVQKGTPHKCYHGKIGRVYNVTQHAVGIVVNKQVKGKILARRINVCIEHIKHSKSQDSFLKHVKENDQKKKEAKEKVTWVQLKRQPAPPREAHFVRTNRKEPELLEPIPYEFMA, encoded by the coding sequence atgacaaatacaaagggaaagaggagaggcacccgatacatgttctctcagccttttagaaaacatggagttgttcctttggccacatatatgcgaatctgcaagaaaggtgatattgtagacatcaagggaatgggtactgttcaaaaaggcacgccacacaaatgttaccatggcaaaattggaagagtctacaatgttacccagcatgccgttggcattgttgtaaacaagcaagttaagggcaagatccttgccaggaggattaatgtttgtattgagcatattaagcactctaagagccaagatagctttctgaaacatgtgaaggaaaatgatcagaaaaagaaggaagccaaagagaaagttacctgggttcaactgaagcgccagcctgcgccacccagagaagcccactttgtgagaactaacagaaaggagcctgagctcctggaacccattccctatgaattcatggcataa